One region of Peribacillus simplex genomic DNA includes:
- a CDS encoding C40 family peptidase, with the protein MGKRILGSMLLLLLGMAGFIFLPGLKVEAAEQVHTVSSQETVESIAANYDISAERLMKTNGLPDGTLYVGQKLIIQTVYTPSIYQWTERGKQIGNYAKTFIGFKKAAEEETPINGFDSSGLIYWVLSRQQVPIDRLSVEGYYKQGMVTDTPKAGDVIFFLEKESSKIVTAGIYLGGNQFVNSGYGAETVQVRSITEEYFAQFQAEFKTFTPKGEHVVKNNETLKSISENYGVSVETIKKRNALPTDSLMQGQYLQIYSSPLYPFYANQKASYDKALDVIKYAYTLRGFPYVFGEYDPIIGMDCSGFIYWVMKEQGISVKRSSAADYYSLLRKLKNPKAGDLVFFKESDLSKEITHVGIYLGDGLFIHTTKNTGVHISDLTSSYFEQKFESFGQVQNNMD; encoded by the coding sequence ATGGGAAAAAGAATATTAGGTAGTATGTTGCTTTTATTGCTGGGGATGGCTGGTTTTATCTTTTTACCTGGCTTAAAAGTTGAAGCGGCAGAACAAGTGCACACTGTATCCTCCCAGGAAACGGTTGAATCGATTGCAGCGAATTATGATATATCGGCAGAGCGATTAATGAAGACGAATGGTTTACCGGATGGTACGTTATATGTGGGCCAGAAGTTAATCATTCAGACGGTTTATACTCCTTCCATCTATCAATGGACAGAGAGAGGGAAACAAATTGGGAATTATGCAAAAACTTTTATAGGATTTAAAAAAGCGGCTGAAGAAGAGACACCGATAAATGGGTTCGATTCTAGCGGATTGATTTATTGGGTACTCTCCCGACAACAGGTGCCCATCGACCGTTTGTCAGTTGAAGGCTATTATAAGCAAGGAATGGTTACAGATACTCCTAAGGCTGGAGATGTTATATTTTTTCTGGAAAAGGAAAGCTCAAAAATCGTGACGGCTGGGATCTATCTGGGGGGGAATCAGTTTGTTAATTCTGGATATGGAGCAGAGACAGTTCAGGTGAGATCTATCACAGAAGAATATTTTGCACAATTCCAAGCCGAGTTTAAAACGTTTACACCTAAGGGAGAGCATGTCGTTAAAAATAATGAAACCCTTAAAAGCATTTCGGAAAATTACGGTGTATCTGTGGAAACAATCAAAAAGCGTAACGCTTTACCAACTGATAGTTTGATGCAGGGGCAGTATCTTCAAATATACAGCAGTCCCTTGTATCCATTTTATGCAAATCAAAAGGCTTCCTATGATAAAGCTCTTGATGTCATAAAGTATGCATATACTCTACGTGGATTTCCTTATGTTTTTGGTGAATATGACCCGATTATTGGAATGGATTGCAGCGGATTTATCTATTGGGTCATGAAGGAGCAGGGAATTTCCGTTAAACGAAGTTCGGCAGCGGACTACTATTCCTTGCTGCGGAAACTCAAAAATCCAAAGGCAGGGGACTTAGTATTTTTTAAAGAGTCAGATTTAAGTAAAGAGATAACCCACGTAGGTATTTATCTAGGGG
- a CDS encoding TetR/AcrR family transcriptional regulator, with product MILLKSDEIKVAALKYFTIHGYEGASLSLIAEEVGMKKQSIYAHFKGKDDLFLKVLRDAKEAELSSKLQYFSKVDSKNPEKDLYGFLQLIIDLFQKNEHLKFWLRMSFFPPAHLEKAIGQEVMDIEEKVQAILERKFQDWINAKLIVEEAAITPTFAFLGVVDSIMLELVYGNDEKRLNDKLASSWKVFWRGISQK from the coding sequence GTGATATTATTGAAAAGTGATGAAATTAAGGTAGCAGCTTTAAAATATTTTACGATCCATGGTTATGAAGGAGCATCCCTATCTCTAATAGCTGAAGAAGTCGGCATGAAAAAGCAATCCATTTACGCCCATTTTAAAGGCAAGGATGATCTTTTTCTGAAAGTTTTACGTGATGCGAAAGAGGCGGAGCTATCTTCAAAACTCCAATATTTCAGTAAAGTTGATTCAAAAAATCCAGAAAAAGATTTATACGGATTTCTACAATTGATCATCGATCTCTTTCAAAAAAATGAGCATTTAAAGTTTTGGCTGCGTATGTCCTTTTTTCCGCCAGCCCATCTTGAAAAAGCAATCGGACAGGAAGTCATGGATATCGAGGAAAAGGTGCAGGCGATATTGGAAAGAAAATTTCAGGATTGGATCAATGCTAAATTAATCGTCGAAGAAGCAGCAATTACGCCGACCTTTGCATTCTTAGGAGTAGTGGATTCCATTATGCTGGAGCTTGTATACGGCAATGATGAGAAACGGCTGAACGATAAATTAGCATCCTCTTGGAAAGTATTTTGGAGAGGTATTTCACAAAAATGA